One region of Archocentrus centrarchus isolate MPI-CPG fArcCen1 chromosome 6, fArcCen1, whole genome shotgun sequence genomic DNA includes:
- the hydin gene encoding hydrocephalus-inducing protein homolog, whose translation MLVTSVPETVKPDEPDATVSLKGIKFIDVPAHAQRDYEMSSFTYTEGRYNIQVTFRNDETGEYLFYLITFKATSPGVLSTIELVTPVRRVDTATAEAKNPLTQAACLTTECKCRDIIVQPQRIVPGQSKVDNERFVLSLSSKTDCPDFNVDKSVGAFPGFPVGSKASVEVRLEK comes from the exons ATGCTGGTGACATCGGTGCCAG AGACAGTGAAGCCTGACGAGCCAGATGCTACAGTGTCCCTCAAAGGAATCAAGTTCATTGATGTTCCTGCCCATGCTCAGCGGGACTACGAGATGTCTTCTTTTACATACACAGAGGGACGGTATAATATCCAG GTGACATTCCGTAATGATGAGACAGGTGAGTACTTGTTCTACCTCATTACCTTCAAAGCCACATCTCCAGGAGTCCTATCCACCATCGAGCTGGTGACGCCTGTTCGCCGGGTGGACACGGCCACTGCTGAAGCAAAGAACCCCCTGACCCAGGCTGCCTGCCTCACCACTGAGTGTAAATGCCGTGACATCATTGTCCAACCTCAGCGCATTGTGCCAGGGCAGTCCAAGGTGGATAATGA ACGCTTTGTGTTATCTCTTTCCTCCAAGACTGACTGCCCAGACTTTAATGTGGACAAGAGTGTCGGTGCATTTCCAGGTTTCCCTGTGGGTTCAAAGGCCAGCGTGGAGGTCCGTTTGGAGAAGTGA